Part of the Leptospira yasudae genome is shown below.
TATACGGTTTTCCGCTGCGGAGCAGGGCGGCCATCACGTCGAACTCCGGCGTTGCAAGTCCGTGGCTTTCAAAAACTTCCTTATGGGCGTTGTAGAAAAAAATCGAAGAGAGCCGATGAATTCTCCCGATCGTGCCCATGGCCGTCATATCTAAATCAGGCCGCTCATCGGCCCACTGTTTCAGGATAAAATCGACGTGGTCTTCGGTTTTTTTGGGCTTCATAATTCCTTATTTTCAGAAAATATCTTGACGTCAAGATAAATGCGTGATTGTTTTGGCTCCAAGTATCTTGATATCAAGATAATAATTTCTTTCGGAGAAATCTATGAGAATTTTCGTATTCTTTTCTTTGGTTGCTTCAATTCTGGTTTCGGTTTTAGCACCCGTTCAATCCCTCATTTGGAACGGAGAATCTTTTCCCGTTTATCTTCTAAAAACTCAAACATACGTTCGGGCTTTATTCGACTTTCGAGCCGATTTCGCGCCTGAAATGTCCGATTATTATTTTTTCGGGAGAATGGCGATCCTGGTTCATCTGGGAATTCTCTTCGGATTATTGGAATTAAAACGAAACGGTTTCTTTCCGAACGCAGCGACAATGGCCTTTCGCGTGGTTCTTGTGATTCTCTCGATTGCAATCTTCGGTGATGCGATCGCATATTGGGGAGGAAGTTATTTCGGAGAATTATTCCGAAACGTAGGTTTTCGCTGGATCGAAGCGCCTAGTATCTTTCTTCTTTTGTTCGCATTCGGGTATCTGGGTTTTAAAACAAGGCCCGAAAAGAAAGCGGTCGGAATTACGTTTTTGATTCTTCCTTTTTTGATGATCGGATCCACATTATTTTTTCGTTATATACCACACGGGCCTCTGTTGCCGATTTCTTGGATCGTAACGGTTTTTCTTTTGGGATCGGATTCCGCATCCTCGTTTCGAAATCTCGGTCAAGTCTTCCTTAGATTCACTTCGGTCAGATCGATTTTACTTTTGTTTGTTGCGGCGATGGTTTGTGCGGAAGGAATGCAGATTTTGGAAAAGTTCATTCCGGTTGCCGATGGAAATATGCTTCCGAAAAAAATGGATTTCCGACCTTTTTCCGGAGCAAAGGATTTTATCGAAGTTTTCGGAGTATATGGGGAAACCGGTAGAAGATTGTATTTCTGGATCGACGTCATCGATATGATTTTCCCGATTCCGTTAGCGTTCTGTTTCGGCGGAATTTATACGAAAGCCGCCCGCAAAGTCAATCTGCCTCTTTCTCTCGGTCTTTTTGCATACGGTTTTTTGTTATTCGATCTTCTTGAGAATTCTCTCATGTTTTATTTTCTCTTCGCTTGGCCTACGGTTCCGGAAGGTTTGGCGGCGTTTACGGGAACTATAACTGCGGTTAAACTTTTCTTTTTGTTCACCGGATTTTTTATGTTTATCGCCTCTTTTCTCATTCTTGTCATCCAGTGGATTCGGGAAAAAAAGGCCGTAAAGATCTAAAGTTTGTTCAAAGTAAACGATTTAGAAAGAGTTTAAATATAGCAGGTCGTAATAGAATAAGAATAAATCGATCTTTTTTAGTAAAAACATACCATAAGGTATGGTATGAACGTTGACAACGCCGATTCTTCGCGTTAGGATTAAGATAAGGAGAATCGTCATGGAACCGAAAGATTTTCTTATTGTAGGAACGATTCACAGTCTGGGTTTTGCCGTATTTCACGTTTTCTTTTGGAAGATTTTCCGTTGGAAAGAGGATTTGAAGCGCGTTTCTTTTGCGAACCGCGCCATTCTGCAGATCGCAAATCTGCGTCTTATCTATCTTTTCCTTTTTATGGCGGGCGTAACTTTCTTTTTTCCCACGGAGCTTTTGTCTTCTTCTTTGGGGAAATGTATTTTGATCGGCTTTTCCGTTTTCTGGTGGGGACGTTTGATCGAACAATTCATTTTTCTCAGGGTGAATTCCGTGATGGTTCACGTTCTTTCCGTTCTGTTTTTTGCGGGCGGAATCGTGTATCTGATTCCGTTGTTCGCTTTTTAACTTCGGAGCTGTTTCGAATTTATGTTATCCTCCGAAGACTGGATCGTGGCCGGATTGGATCTTTTGTATCACAAAGGCGAAGAATTTCTAACCATTGAATCCCTTTGTAAAAAACTGAAACTGACGAAAGGTTCCTTCTATCATCATTTTAAGAATCGCGAGGATTTCTCGCAAAGAATGTTGATCTATTGGGAAAAGACCTTTACGGACGATATTATCGTTCTTGCAGGTTCGGAGTCTTCTCCGCAAAGCCGATTGAAAACGCTTCGATCTTTGACCTTCGGTCTTTCTAAAAACGCGGAACGTGCGATTCGCGCTTGGGCCTTTCGAAATTCTAAGGTGAAAAAAGTTCAGGAGAGAGTGGATCGGAAGCGGATTTCTTTTTTAAAGGAAGTTTATTTCGAACTTTTCAAAAATAACAGGCAAGCGGAGCAAAAAGCAAGGCTTGCCTATGCGATCTTCGTCGGAGCGGAAATGATTCTTCCGAGTTTGGAGGAAAAGGAAATCAAAAAGTTATATTACTTATTTTGAATCTTTTTCCTTTTTGATTCTTTCTTTTCTTCGAATGTAAACGACCTTGTCCAGCTCTGCGACGATTTTGCCGGTTTTCGCGTCGTAAATTTTCGTTTGAAAGAATGCGTCTAACTTTCTCTTTTCGTCCGCTTCTCTTCGGATTTTTTCGATCTCTTCGTGCGGGATTTCAAAGTCCGCGTAAACCTTTCCCATACCCGGGCTGATAAAACGAATCGTTGCGGCTTTGTCCCAGACGATATAATTCTCTCCCAAGTTTTCCATGAGAATCAGCATGTAAAACGGATCGCACATGGAATACAAGGAACCGCCGAAATGCGTTCCTACGAGGTTTTTGTTCCACCAACGGAGTTTCATTGAAAGACGGAAATGGGTAAAATCCTTGCTCATTCGTTTGTATCGAATCCCTGCTCCGAAGTAGGGCGGGTAGAAATTGAAAAAATAAAATCGAAGTCTTTTCCAAAAATTCATACAGTTTGATATAAAACCTTTAAGGTATTTTGTCTTTTGTTCTACGAGGGGTCCAATTTGAAATCAGAAAATAAGTGAATTATAATGAATTTCGGCTAAAATATCGCGTTTCGATCGAAACCATCTTGATTTTTCGGAACACATCTTATAGAACAACTCACCCGGAGGACTTTGAATTTGAAAATTTATTATTTCCGTTCGCTTATCGCGATTCTATTCGTTTCGTTTTCTTCGATCGGCTTTATCGGTTGCAGCGATTCTACGACCTACGTGATTAAAAATAAAAAACCTTCCGTTT
Proteins encoded:
- a CDS encoding DUF4442 domain-containing protein, with amino-acid sequence MNFWKRLRFYFFNFYPPYFGAGIRYKRMSKDFTHFRLSMKLRWWNKNLVGTHFGGSLYSMCDPFYMLILMENLGENYIVWDKAATIRFISPGMGKVYADFEIPHEEIEKIRREADEKRKLDAFFQTKIYDAKTGKIVAELDKVVYIRRKERIKKEKDSK
- a CDS encoding TetR/AcrR family transcriptional regulator, giving the protein MLSSEDWIVAGLDLLYHKGEEFLTIESLCKKLKLTKGSFYHHFKNREDFSQRMLIYWEKTFTDDIIVLAGSESSPQSRLKTLRSLTFGLSKNAERAIRAWAFRNSKVKKVQERVDRKRISFLKEVYFELFKNNRQAEQKARLAYAIFVGAEMILPSLEEKEIKKLYYLF